AAGAGCTATGAGAAGAGTATCTGATGAAGGAGAAGGTGTAGTACTATATCTGAGACAGGAAGGAAGAGGTATAGGGCTTATAAATAAGATAAAAGCTTATGACCTTCAAGATCACGGTGCAGATACAGTAGAAGCAAATATAGCTTTAGGATTTGAGCCAGATCAAAGAGACTATGCTCCAGCAGTACAGATGCTAAAAGCTTTAGGAGTAAAATCAGTTAGAGTTATGACAAATAACCCTGCTAAAATAGAAGCTTTAGAAGACTATGGAGTACATGTAACTGGAAGAGAACCTCTAGAAACAGGAATCAATGAGACAAATCTTGCTTACATGAAAACTAAAAAGGTTAAAATGAGACATCTTCTCACACAAATTTAAATATACCCGAAAAGGGGCTGTTGCAAAATTTGCAATAGCCTCTTTTATATTACTCTTTATATATTTAAGAATAGAATTTGAAAAAGGGATAAAAAACTGTTAGAATGTAATTGTAGATAAAATCAATAGTGATTGTAAAAATTCAGGAGGGATACTATGAAAAAAATATTATTAACTCTTGTTATGTGCGTTCTTGTAGGATGTACCAATGCACCTAAAAAAGATAGCCAGGAGATTCAAAATTATATCAAAGATATAGATGCTAAAATTGAGGCAGAATTTCATAAAGACCCAAGAGTAAAATATCCAAAACCACTAACAGCTGAAGAATTGAGAACTCAATCTCTTAATTTTAAAAATTATGTAGAAGTTGTTGATGAAAATGGATTTAAGAATGTTTATAATGGTTATGATCAGCATCTTCAGGAAAGTATTAAGCTAGGAACAAATGGAAAACCTTATGGTGTTTATAGAAAATACTACCCTAATGGAACTATTAAAGAGATAGCATTTTTAGATGAAGGGGCAGTATTTAGTGGAACAAAAAGAGTGTACTATGAAAATGGTCAGCTTGAAAAACTTATCCCTTATTATAAGAACTCTGTAGAGGGAGATAGAATTTTCTACTATCCAAATGGAAATCTTAAAGAGGTATATACCTATGTAAATGGTAAGGAAAATGGAGAGGGAAGAATATATTATGAGAATGGACAGCTTCAAATAGTTGAAACATATAAGAATGGTAAAAAGGATGGTCCATATAAAATATATGATCCAACTGGAAGACTTAGACAAAAAGGTGTAAACAAAGATGGAAAAGCTATTCCAGAGGAAGAGTTCTAAAAAATAAAGGTGATTGCAGAAAAATGGCAGTTCCTTTTTAGAAATTGTTCATAGTTAGCAAAAAATCTTAGAAAAAACAGGGCACAATTTTTGTTGTGCCCTGTTTTATTATAATATTTTATTTGAAAAATATATAAAAAACTGTTAAAATTATATGATAGGTTAATTTTATAACCTAGTAAAAAAGTTTTTAGTTTTTAGGAGGATAAATAGTGAAAAAAGCATCAATCATAACATATGGTTGTCAAATGAACGTAAATGAAAGTGCAAAGATTAGAAAAATCTTTGAAAATTTAGGATATGAAATGACTGAAAATATAGAAGAATCAGATTTGATATTTTTAAATACATGTACAGTAAGAGAAGGGGCAGCTACTCAAATATATGGGAAATTAGGAGAGCTTAAGCATATAAAAGCAGCAAGAGGAACAATAATTGGTGTAACTGGATGCTTTGCTCAAGAGCAGGGAAAAATGCTTTTAAGAAAATTCCCTCAGATAGATATTATTATGGGAAACCAGAATATAGGAAAAATTCCACAAGCATTGGATAGAATAGAAAATAAAGAGGCAAAACATGTGGTATACACAGATTGTGAAGATGATCTACCACCAAGACTGGATGCTGATTTTGAATCAGAAAAAACAGCTTCAATCTCTATAACTTATGGATGTAACAACTTCTGTACTTACTGTATAGTTCCTTATGTAAGAGGACGTGAAAGATCAGTTCCTATGGAAGAGATAATCCACGACGTAAAACAATATGTTGCAAAAGGATATAAAGAGATAATTCTTCTTGGGCAGAATGTCAACTCTTATGGTAAAGATTTTAAAAATGGAGATAACTTTGCAAAACTGTTAGAAGAGATATGTAAAGTGGAAGGAGATTATATTGTAAGATTCATATCTCCACATCCTAGAGACTTTACAGATGAAGTAATAGATGTTATAGCAAAAAATGAAAAAATAGCAAGATCGCTTCACCTGCCATTACAATCTGGATCTACAAGAATCTTAAAAGCTATGAACAGAGGATATTCAAAAGAGCAATATATAGCACTAGCTGAAAAGATAAAAGAGAGAATACCAGGTGTGGCACTTACAGCTGATATTATAGTTGGATTCCCTGGAGAAACAGAAGAAGATTTCCAGGATACTTTAGATGTAGTAAGAAGAATTCAATTTGAAAATTGCTTTATGTTTATGTATTCTATAAGAAAGGGAACTAAAGCTGCTGTAATGGAAAATCAGATAGATGATAATGTCAAAAAAGATAGACTTCAAAGACTTATTGAACTTCAAAACAGCTGTGCTTTAGCTGAAAGCAAGACTTATCTTGGTAAAATAGTTAGAGTACTTGTTGAAGGAGAAAGTAAGAAAAATAAAGAGGTACTTAGTGGAAGAACAAGTACTAACAAAGTAGTATTATTCAAAGGAGACAAGGCGTTAGAGGGAACATTTGTAAATGTAAAAATTAACGAATGTAAAACTTGGACACTATATGGTGAAATTGTAGAATAAAAAAATAGGACAGGTTTGAGGTGGATATGGACAAACTAGATAGATTTCTTTTACGAGAACTTTTAGAAATAGCGAAACATTTAGGGATACATCATAAGGGAAATATAAAAAAGAATGAGTTAAAAGAACTTATACAACAGGATATAGATGCTCGGGAAGCGACTGATATTGCCTGGGGTACTATTGATATACTTCAAGACGGGTATGGTTTTTTAAGAGATACAAGTGTTGAAAAAGATATATATGTTTCAGCAACACAGATAAGAAGATTTAAAATGAGAACAGGAGATGTTGTAGTTGGCGAAGTAAGAGAACCAACTGGAGACGAGAAAAACTATGCTCTAAAGAGAGTTCTACTTATCAATGATAAGCCGTTAGAGGCAGCAGAATCGAGAGTTCCATTTGAAGAATTGATTCCATCTTATCCAACAGAGAGATTTATTTTAGAAACTGATAAAGATAATATATCAGGTAGAATTATAGATTTAGTAGCACCAATTGGTAAAGGGCAGCGTGCTCTTATAATAGCACCGCCTAAAGCTGGTAAAACAGTCCTTATAAGCAATTTTGCCAATTCCATAATGCAAACGTGTAAAGATGCAGAAGTTTGGATTTTACTTATTGATGAAAGACCTGAAGAGGTAACAGATATAAGAGAAACTGTAACTGGAGCAAAGGTTTTTGCTTCGACTTTTGATGATGATCCAAGAAATCATATAAAAGTAACAGAAAATATTTTGGAACAGGCTAAAAGAAAAGTTGAAGATGGAGAGCATGTAGTGATACTTATGGACTCTCTTACAAGACTTGCAAGAGCCTATAATATAGTTATTCCATCAAGTGGAAAACTGTTATCAGGTGGTATAGACCCAACAGCTCTATACTATCCTAAAAACTTTTTTGGTACAGCAAGAAATATAAAAGGGGGTGGAAGCCTTACTATTATTGCCACTGTTCTTGTGGATACAGGGAGTAAAATGGATGATATAATTTACGAAGAGTTTAAATCAACAGGTAACTGTGATATCCACTTGGATAGAACATTGGCTGAATTGAGACTTTTCCCTGCTATAGATATTCAGCGTTCTGGTACTAGAAAAGAGGAACTATTACTAACAAAACACGAACTTGATTCTATATGGCAAATAAGAAGATACCTATCTAAATTTGATAAGGCTGAGGCATTGAGACTCTTAGTCGAAAATTTAAAAAGCACTTCAAGTAACAAAAGCATGCTGGATCAATTTCACAAAGGAGTAAAGAATGAAAAATAAACTTTTATTACTTGTAGTTCTAGCTATAGCTTTTTATTTGGGAGTGATGGTAGGGAGCCCATATAAGGAAGAGGTAGTGGATCTTTCAAAGTTTACTGAATATTATGAAGACAGTGCTGTTGAAACTGGAGGTTGGGAGCTTCAAAATGACAACTTCTACACTATTACTAAAGATTATGTTTTAGAGAAAAATGAAGTTGCAGAGCCTAAAGAAGAACCAGTTCCAGAAAGAAAAGTTTATGTAGTAGAATCAGGAGACACACTTTTAAAAATTGCAGGAATATATGGAATAGATTTAAATGTTATATTAGCAAATAACCCTGGGATTTCAAGTAAAAATCTGAAAATAGGGCAGAAGATAAATGTTGTAACTCAAAATGGAATCTTCTATAAGGTTCAAAAGGGAGATTCACTGAATAAGATTGCTGAACTTTTTAAGGTTCAGGTAGAGGATATTAAAGATGTAAATAAGATGGATTCTGATACTGTTCATGTTGGTACAGAGCTTTTCATTAAAAATCCAAGTCTTGCAAAATACCTTGCTAAGGTTTCACCTGGAAGAGGAAATGCAAAACAGAGTAATCTTGGATTTATTATGCCAATTAAGTATACAGGAATATCAAGTCCATTTGGAAATAGATTCCATCCAGTGTTAAAAAGATATATTTTTCACTCAGGAGTGGATTTACAAGCTCGTTTCATCCCTTTATATGCCGCAAAAGCAGGTAGAGTAAGTTTTGCTGGTACAATGAATGGTTATGGAAAGATAATCATTATTCAGCATGGAGGAGGCTACGAGACAAGATATGCCCATCTTGATAAAATAGGAGTTAAAAGGGGCGATTATGTTAAAAGAGGGGAACTTATAGGAAAAACAGGTCAAAGTGGTAGAGTAACTGGACCACATCTTCACTTTGAAGTGAGAATAAATGGAAAACCTGTAAATCCAATGAGATATGTTCCTAGAAAATAGGAGAGATAATAATGAGAGTGAGCAGATGTGTAAAAGTTGGAAATCTGTTGATAGGTGGAGGAAATCCAGTAGTAATTCAATCTATGACCAATACAGATACAAGTGATGTAGAGGCTACTGTTGAGCAGATAAAAAGACTTGAAAAAGCAGGATGCCAGATGGTAAGAATGACAATAAACACCGTTGAGGCAGCAGCTGCTATAAAAGAGATAAAAAAACAGGTGAATCTACCTCTATGTGCAGATATTCACTTTGATTATAAACTTGCTCTTTTAGCAATAGAAAATGGTATAGATAAACTTAGAATAAATCCTGGAAATATTGGTTCTGACGACAAGGTTAAAGCTGTTGTTGAAAAAGCCAAAGAAAAACATATTCCAATAAGAATAGGGGTAAATTCAGGATCAATAGAAAAGCACATATTGGAAAAATATGGTAAACCTACTGCTGATGGTATGGTGGAAAGTGCTATGTATCATGTAAATCTTCTTGAAAAAAATGGTTTTCATGACATAGTTATCTCACTTAAGGCAAGTAATGTTAAGATGATGGTTGAAGCATATAGAAAAATAAGTACAATGGTTGATTATCCATTGCATCTTGGTGTAACTGAAGCAGGTACTGCTTTTCAGGGAACTGTAAAGTCAGCAATAGGAATAGGAAGTTTACTTGTAGACGGAATAGGTGATACAATAAGGGTGTCACTTACAGAGGATCCTGTTGAAGAGATAAAAGTAGCAAGAGAAATTCTTAAAGTTTTAGGACTTGTTGAGAGTGGAGTAGAGATTATTTCATGCCCAACTTGTGGAAGAACTGAGATTGCTCTTATAAACCTTGCAAAAAGAGTAGAAAAAGAGTTTGAAAATGAGAAAAGAAATATTAAGATAGCAGTTATGGGATGCGTAGTAAATGGACCTGGAGAAGCCAAGGAAGCTGATTATGGTGTAGCTGGTGGAAAAGGTGTAGGAGTCTTGTTTAAAAAAGGTAAAATAGTAAAAAAGGTATCTGAAAAAGATATCCTTCCAGAGCTTAAAAAGCTTATACTTGAGGATGTGGATTAGCTAAAATATTTATGGTGGAAAAGCAGGACGAAGAAAAGCTTAAAAAAATTTTTTAAACTTTTTTCAGAAAATAGTCGTCTAAAGGATATAAAAAAATTGTGAGGGTAAATAATGGACTTTGATGAGATTTTTGAAGAGTATTTTGATAGGATATACTACAAGGTTTTAGGAGCAGTAAAAAATCCTGAAGATGCTGAAGACATATCTCAGGAAGTTTTTATTAGTGTCTATAAAAATCTGGGTAAATTCAGATCAGAGAGTAATATATATACCTGGATATACAAAATTGCAATTAATAAAATCTACGACTTTTTCAGGAAACGTAAGATAGAACTTGATATAAATGAGGAGATACTTGGAATAGACAGTTCTACAAGTGCTGAGACCAATGTTATGTTGGAAGAAAAGTTGAAGCTGATAACACCTAGAGAACGGGAAATTGTGGTTTTGAAAGATATTTATGGTTATAAACTCAAAGAGATAGCAGATATGAAAGGTATGAATATTTCCACAGTAAAATCTGTATATTATAAAGCAATAAAGGATATGGGAGGCAGTTAGTATGACATCACCAAAAGAGAGAGTAAGAGGTAATATCTATAAACAGCTATTAGCTGAAGAAAAGAGTAAAGGGAAAAAGAGAACTTGGTTCTCACTATCTTTATTCGTATTGGGAATGTTTACAAGTTCTACTTACCAAATGATAACAAGAGATAATCCTCTTGAAAGAGCAACTAATTATGCAGTAGCTACTGCAATTTCACAGTCAGATAAGAAAAAAAGTGATTTGTCAATTGATCATTTCTTTGATAATAACTTGTTTGATGATAAAAAAGTAGAATTGAATACTGATGAGTTATTTGGATTAGATAGACAGATCTAGTGGAGGACATCAATGAGAAAACTTTTGTATAGTATAGCAATGTTGGCATGCTCTTCTTTGCTGTTTGCATCAGAGGGGCTTGGAATAATATCAGACGAGGAGTTCCTACAGGTAGGAGTTTCTTCTGAAAATATTGAAAAAGCCAAGGTAATGGTGGATAAGGTAAGTGTCAATTATAAGATGCTTCTTTTAGAGAAAAAACAGTTGGAGCTTGAGGTAAATAAGTATGTACTTGAAGGTCCAGAGGCAAATCTTGACAAGATTGATGCTATATTTGATAAGATTGGTACAATTGAGACAAACATCTTAAAAAATAGAATCAGAAGTCAGATAGAGATGCAGAAATATATTACTCAGGAACAATACCTTAAGGCTAGAGAGTTGGCAATAAAAAGATTAAATTCTGGAAGATAGAGTAATTAGATAATTTATATAAAAAATCCCATTTAATGTTGGGATTTTTTTATTTTTTGTTATTTTTTTCTGGTGTTTTTGGATATTGTCGTTCTTTATTTGAAAATATTTTTCATTATTTTTATAAATGAAAAATATTTTATAAAACTTTAATACAATTAAATTTTTTTAATATTTTTTATTCCTATATAGGAAGAATACAGAAGTACAGCCATTTTTAAAAATGCCTTAATGATTGAATAGAATTTAATAAAAGACTTTTGTTCTAAAAAAATATGATTTATTTTTGAATGTAATGTACTATTATAATATATTTATTCTTTATAAAACTAGATAAACGTGGTATAATATAATAACATGTAAAATAATCGTACTTACCTGTTTAATAAAAAAATTTCATACTTCACTGGCTCTACTTACAAAAATTAAGCAGGTAGATGGATTGCAGGGAGGGGAAATATGAAGAGTAAGTATGCTTGGGAAAGTGAAGGCTTATTGAAACGGTTTGCTAAAAAATCCAAAGAAATAAGCTATTCTACGGCACTTCTAGTTAGTTTTCTTATAACTGGTTACATAGGCTATGGTGCAGAACCAGTAGAGCCCATTCCTACTAGAATAGAGTTATCTGAAAAACTTACAAATGAAAAGAAGGATATTGATAGAAAATTACGTGATACTAAAAAAGAGTTGAGCGGAATTGAGTTAC
Above is a window of Fusobacterium sp. DD2 DNA encoding:
- a CDS encoding toxin-antitoxin system YwqK family antitoxin, with the translated sequence MKKILLTLVMCVLVGCTNAPKKDSQEIQNYIKDIDAKIEAEFHKDPRVKYPKPLTAEELRTQSLNFKNYVEVVDENGFKNVYNGYDQHLQESIKLGTNGKPYGVYRKYYPNGTIKEIAFLDEGAVFSGTKRVYYENGQLEKLIPYYKNSVEGDRIFYYPNGNLKEVYTYVNGKENGEGRIYYENGQLQIVETYKNGKKDGPYKIYDPTGRLRQKGVNKDGKAIPEEEF
- the miaB gene encoding tRNA (N6-isopentenyl adenosine(37)-C2)-methylthiotransferase MiaB, encoding MKKASIITYGCQMNVNESAKIRKIFENLGYEMTENIEESDLIFLNTCTVREGAATQIYGKLGELKHIKAARGTIIGVTGCFAQEQGKMLLRKFPQIDIIMGNQNIGKIPQALDRIENKEAKHVVYTDCEDDLPPRLDADFESEKTASISITYGCNNFCTYCIVPYVRGRERSVPMEEIIHDVKQYVAKGYKEIILLGQNVNSYGKDFKNGDNFAKLLEEICKVEGDYIVRFISPHPRDFTDEVIDVIAKNEKIARSLHLPLQSGSTRILKAMNRGYSKEQYIALAEKIKERIPGVALTADIIVGFPGETEEDFQDTLDVVRRIQFENCFMFMYSIRKGTKAAVMENQIDDNVKKDRLQRLIELQNSCALAESKTYLGKIVRVLVEGESKKNKEVLSGRTSTNKVVLFKGDKALEGTFVNVKINECKTWTLYGEIVE
- the rho gene encoding transcription termination factor Rho; amino-acid sequence: MDKLDRFLLRELLEIAKHLGIHHKGNIKKNELKELIQQDIDAREATDIAWGTIDILQDGYGFLRDTSVEKDIYVSATQIRRFKMRTGDVVVGEVREPTGDEKNYALKRVLLINDKPLEAAESRVPFEELIPSYPTERFILETDKDNISGRIIDLVAPIGKGQRALIIAPPKAGKTVLISNFANSIMQTCKDAEVWILLIDERPEEVTDIRETVTGAKVFASTFDDDPRNHIKVTENILEQAKRKVEDGEHVVILMDSLTRLARAYNIVIPSSGKLLSGGIDPTALYYPKNFFGTARNIKGGGSLTIIATVLVDTGSKMDDIIYEEFKSTGNCDIHLDRTLAELRLFPAIDIQRSGTRKEELLLTKHELDSIWQIRRYLSKFDKAEALRLLVENLKSTSSNKSMLDQFHKGVKNEK
- a CDS encoding M23 family metallopeptidase, with translation MKNKLLLLVVLAIAFYLGVMVGSPYKEEVVDLSKFTEYYEDSAVETGGWELQNDNFYTITKDYVLEKNEVAEPKEEPVPERKVYVVESGDTLLKIAGIYGIDLNVILANNPGISSKNLKIGQKINVVTQNGIFYKVQKGDSLNKIAELFKVQVEDIKDVNKMDSDTVHVGTELFIKNPSLAKYLAKVSPGRGNAKQSNLGFIMPIKYTGISSPFGNRFHPVLKRYIFHSGVDLQARFIPLYAAKAGRVSFAGTMNGYGKIIIIQHGGGYETRYAHLDKIGVKRGDYVKRGELIGKTGQSGRVTGPHLHFEVRINGKPVNPMRYVPRK
- the ispG gene encoding flavodoxin-dependent (E)-4-hydroxy-3-methylbut-2-enyl-diphosphate synthase, with translation MMRVSRCVKVGNLLIGGGNPVVIQSMTNTDTSDVEATVEQIKRLEKAGCQMVRMTINTVEAAAAIKEIKKQVNLPLCADIHFDYKLALLAIENGIDKLRINPGNIGSDDKVKAVVEKAKEKHIPIRIGVNSGSIEKHILEKYGKPTADGMVESAMYHVNLLEKNGFHDIVISLKASNVKMMVEAYRKISTMVDYPLHLGVTEAGTAFQGTVKSAIGIGSLLVDGIGDTIRVSLTEDPVEEIKVAREILKVLGLVESGVEIISCPTCGRTEIALINLAKRVEKEFENEKRNIKIAVMGCVVNGPGEAKEADYGVAGGKGVGVLFKKGKIVKKVSEKDILPELKKLILEDVD
- a CDS encoding RNA polymerase sigma factor, which gives rise to MDFDEIFEEYFDRIYYKVLGAVKNPEDAEDISQEVFISVYKNLGKFRSESNIYTWIYKIAINKIYDFFRKRKIELDINEEILGIDSSTSAETNVMLEEKLKLITPREREIVVLKDIYGYKLKEIADMKGMNISTVKSVYYKAIKDMGGS